Within the Kingella potus genome, the region CAATGCGTCCGCCTGCGCGGATGATGCGGCGGCAGAAATCGGTTTCTTCAAAAAAGAAGAAAAAGCGTTCGTCGAAAAAGCTGCCGTCTCCGCCCAAGCCCAATGCGCGCAGCTTGTCCAAATCCAGGGCCATGCAGGGGCCGACTATGCTGTTTACCAGACAGGGCGCGTCTTTTTTGTAGTCTAAGAGCCGCCGTGCCACGCTGCGGTTGGTCAGCTCGGTAAGCAGCGTCGGCTCGGGCACGACGGCGGCTTGCAGGCTGCCGTCTTCGCGGCGCAGCTCGGGGCAGGCGAGCGCGGCATCAAACTGCCGCAGCGCATCGGCCAGCAAGGCCGCTACGTCGTTTTGGAACTCGATGTCGGTGTTCAGCACCAGCGCGTAGCGGGTTTTTGCCCGTGCCAAGCCGGCATTGGCGGCGGCGGCAAAGCCGGAGTTGTAGCCGATTTCCACCAGTTCGGCTTCGGGCAGCCGCGCCCGTATTTGTGCGCATGAGTCGTCGGTGGAGCCGTTGTCGGCCACGATAATGCGGTAGGGCATATGCAGCTTGTCCAGCGTTGCCGCCGCACGGAGCAGCAGGTCCGCCGAATTCCAGTTGATAAACACCAGCGAGATTTCCGTCATTTCGGATAAACCTTTCATAAAAAACGCAGCCCTGCCGCCGCAAGGCCGTTGTGTTGCCATAACGGCGCGTTACACGGCGTGCGGGCCGTCTGAACATTGGCCTCTGTACGGCCGTATTTTCAGACGGCCTCTGCGTATTGGCGCGGGGCAGGCAGCGGCAAAGCAAGAGAGGCCGTCTGAAAAATCCCAAGCCGTTTTCAGACGGCCTTTGCGCGGTCTGGCGGCAAACCGTTCCCAAACGCGGGCGCGGCCGCAATGCGGATGCAAGGTTTTTTGTCATACGGTTTTCCAAGCTATACATATAAGCAAACAATCTAAGCCGGCCGGCCGTTTGCCCCTATACTGCCGCGCCCCGACACACCGCATACACATAAGGAAAAAATATGGATTGGACTGCGAACGACTGGATTATCGTCTGCTTTTTTGTCATCGGCGCACTTTTGCACGGCATCACCGGCTTCGGCTACCCCATCGTCGGCACCGCCGTGATTGCCGGCTTTTATCCGCTCAAAACCGCCGTGGCGATGGTGGTGCTGCCCTGCCTGGTCATCAATATTATGATGCTGCGCACCGGCGAAGGGTTCAAACACAATATTCTGACGTATGGCCGTTCCTTTTTTCCCTTGTTTGCCAGCAGCTTTGTCGGCGGGCTGATCGGTATCGGCCTTTTGCTGTTCCTGCCCGAGTCCGGCCTGAAAATCTTTCTCTGCCTTACCCTGCTGTTTTACGTTTTCACCCAATACAGCCGCTTCCGCATCCGCTTTAAAAAAGACAACATCACCATGGCCGTTTTCGGCTTTTTTGCCGGCATCGTCGGCGGTGCCACCAACGCCATCGTTGCCTTTCTGATGATTTACCTCTTGGGCACCGACCGCAACAAAACCGAAATGGTGATGGCCAACAACATCAGCATCCTGATTACCAAGCTCATCCAAATCGTGATGCTGTTTCCCGTGATTGCCGCTTTCGGGCAGAAAGACTGGCTGCTGCTTTCGGCGGTGATTGTGATTTCTCTGGGCTTTATGTATGTGGGCAACCACATCCGCCACCGCCTGCCGCAGCGCATTTTCAACCACGCCGTCGCCGCCATGCTGCTCGCACTCGGTCTGTATGCCGGCTATCAGGGCTATCAGGGCATGGCCGCATAGCGCACCGGCGAAGGGAAAGGCCGTCTGAAAGACAAACAGGTTTTCAGACGGCCTTTCCGACTCCAAACCATCAGCCCAGTTTGGCTTTCACCAGCTCCTGCACCTGAGCGGGGTTGGCTTTGCCTTTGCTGGCTTTCATCACCTGGCCGACTATGGCATTGAGGGCTTTTTCGTTGCCCGCTTTGAACTGCTCCACCGCTTTGGCGTTGGCCGCCAGCACTTCGTCCACCATCGCTTCAATCGCGCCCGTGTCGGTAATCTGCACCAAACCGTGTTTTTCGATGATCTGCTCCACCGTGGCTTCGGGTTCGGCCCACATGGCTTCAAAGGCTTTTTTCGCCAGTTTGCTGCTCAGCGTGCCGTCGGCGATTTTGCCGATCAGGGCGGCCAGACGTGCCGCGTCTATCGGGCTTTGCGCCAGCTCCAAACCTTCTTTGTTGAGCGCGGCAGCCAATTCGCCGTTCACCCAGTTGGCCGCAAGCTTGCCCTGTCCGCTCGTTTTGGCGGCGGTTTCAAAGAAGGCTGCCTGAAAACGGCCGGCGGTCAGCAGCCGCGCATCGTATTCGCTCACACCGTAATCGGCCACAAAACGCTGCGCCATTTCAGACGGCAGCTCGGGCATTTCGTCGCGTGCCTGCTGCAACTGGCCGTCTGAAATGATGACGGGCAGCAAATCGGGGTCGGGGAAATAGCGGTAGTCGTGCGCGTCTTCTTTCAGGCGCATCACGCGGGTTTCGCCTTTGTCGGGGTCGAACAGCATGGTGGCCTGCTGCACTTGGCCGCCGTCTTCCAAAATCTCGATTTGCGCTTCCACTTCGTAGTTGACCGCCTGCTCCAAAAAGCGGAACGAATTTAGGTTTTTGATTTCGCGGCGCGTGCCGAACTCGGCCTGGCCTTTGGGGCGCACCGATACGTTGGCATCGATGCGGAACGAACCCTCGGCCATATTGCCGTCGCAAATATCCAGCCACGTTACCAAGCCGTGCAGGGCTTTGGCATAGGCCACCGCTTCGGCGGCGGAACGCAATTCCGGTTCGGACACCACTTCCAGCAGCGGTGTGCCGGCACGGTTCAAATCGATGCCCGTTGCGCCGTTCAAGCCTTCGTGCACCGATTTGCCCGCGTCTTCTTCCATGTGGGCGCGGGTTACGTTGATGGTTTTCACTTCATCGCCCACCACGATTTCCAGCTTGCCGTGTTCCACAATCGGCAATTCCAACTGGCTGATCTGATAGCCTTTCGGCAGGTCGGGGTAGAAATAGTTTTTGCGGTCGAACACGTTTTTCCGGTTGATTTTGGCGTTCAATGCCAAGCCTAATTTAATGGCTTTGGCCACCACTTCGCGGTTCATCACCGGCAGCACGCCGGGCAGCGCGCATTCCACCACGCTGGCGTGGGCGTTCGGCTCCGCGCCAAACGCCGTGGATGCGCCGCTGAAAATTTTGGATTTGGTGTTGAGCTGGACGTGGATTTCCAGTCCGATTACGGTTTCCCAGGTCATAGATGGTCTTTCTGAATGGAGATAATGGGGATACGGTTCAGGTTGGTTCAGGCCGTCTGAAAACAGGCTGAGGCAAAGCGGCGCATTTTAACTGTTTTCCGCTTTTCAGACGGCCTTTTCATATCAGGCAGGCCGTCTGAAAGCATTGCGCCCGCATCAGTATTTCTTTTGGAAACCCGGAAGCTGCCAAT harbors:
- a CDS encoding sulfite exporter TauE/SafE family protein, which translates into the protein MDWTANDWIIVCFFVIGALLHGITGFGYPIVGTAVIAGFYPLKTAVAMVVLPCLVINIMMLRTGEGFKHNILTYGRSFFPLFASSFVGGLIGIGLLLFLPESGLKIFLCLTLLFYVFTQYSRFRIRFKKDNITMAVFGFFAGIVGGATNAIVAFLMIYLLGTDRNKTEMVMANNISILITKLIQIVMLFPVIAAFGQKDWLLLSAVIVISLGFMYVGNHIRHRLPQRIFNHAVAAMLLALGLYAGYQGYQGMAA
- the gatB gene encoding Asp-tRNA(Asn)/Glu-tRNA(Gln) amidotransferase subunit GatB, which encodes MTWETVIGLEIHVQLNTKSKIFSGASTAFGAEPNAHASVVECALPGVLPVMNREVVAKAIKLGLALNAKINRKNVFDRKNYFYPDLPKGYQISQLELPIVEHGKLEIVVGDEVKTINVTRAHMEEDAGKSVHEGLNGATGIDLNRAGTPLLEVVSEPELRSAAEAVAYAKALHGLVTWLDICDGNMAEGSFRIDANVSVRPKGQAEFGTRREIKNLNSFRFLEQAVNYEVEAQIEILEDGGQVQQATMLFDPDKGETRVMRLKEDAHDYRYFPDPDLLPVIISDGQLQQARDEMPELPSEMAQRFVADYGVSEYDARLLTAGRFQAAFFETAAKTSGQGKLAANWVNGELAAALNKEGLELAQSPIDAARLAALIGKIADGTLSSKLAKKAFEAMWAEPEATVEQIIEKHGLVQITDTGAIEAMVDEVLAANAKAVEQFKAGNEKALNAIVGQVMKASKGKANPAQVQELVKAKLG
- a CDS encoding glycosyltransferase is translated as MKGLSEMTEISLVFINWNSADLLLRAAATLDKLHMPYRIIVADNGSTDDSCAQIRARLPEAELVEIGYNSGFAAAANAGLARAKTRYALVLNTDIEFQNDVAALLADALRQFDAALACPELRREDGSLQAAVVPEPTLLTELTNRSVARRLLDYKKDAPCLVNSIVGPCMALDLDKLRALGLGGDGSFFDERFFFFFEETDFCRRIIRAGGRIAYQPQAHLLHLQGESANKRPVAARVQFQDSRYKYFAKHYGAAAVAVLYAGTLLRTTVNALAQSLLSLLPLKKRRKYADKAYVYRALVLWHLLLCRPKWGFDHRERENTL